The window CTAAACCGAGGTTAAAATAAGTGTTGGCAAAATCAGGATCGATGATAAGGGATTGTTCATAATGCATTTTGGCCAACCGAAGATCGTTCATGTCGAAATATAAATTCCCGAGATTATAATGTGACTCGAAATGGCGCGGCTCGTATTTCAGGGATTGCGTAAAGCAGTCGAAAGCTTTCGACAAATCGCCTTTCTGAAATTCGATGATGCCGAGATTACAATACGCATCGGCCACGCAATCGCCGGTTTCGATGGCTTTCCGATATAAAGTTTCCGCTTCCGGATCGCCGCGCTCATCCCGTACCAACGCTTCTTCGAACAGCGAGGTTTGAGGTATCAGCGTAAAAATTTTCGGCTTCGGCGCCGCAAAAAGATTGATCTGCCCGTGCGATTCCGAATCGCGTTTGCCTTTTTTAACGCGCTTGAATCCGAATTTTGAAGACTGAGTGGGAAATTTTATAATATTGGCCATGCAACGAATCAATTTAAGCTGATTTTTTCTTGGCTTTTGGCTTGGTTGCTGCCGCTTCCTGCTTTTCGCCTTTGGCTTTTTCCATGGGTTTTTTATGTGATTTGGCTTGCTCAATGCTTTGTTTCAAAGCCGACATAATATCGACAATCGGTTTTTCTTCTTCTGCAAGTGTCACGACTTCTTTGCCGGCAATCTTCGCTTCGATCATATCCCGCAATGCGTCATGGTACCGGTCGGTCAGATCCAACGCTTTCATCTCCGTTGTCATCGATTCAACAAGATTCAACGCCAGTTTGAGCTCGTCTTTATTGATTTTCATAGATTCGATTTGCGGTACGTTGTCAATTTTGCGGACCTCTTTCGGATGGCGTAACTTATGAAGGATCAGACCAGCCCCGTGCGGCGCAATCATCACAACGTCTTCGCGATCTCTCAAAACGACTTTGCCGATACCAACTTTGCCGCTTTGTTTGAGCGTCTCTGCAAGCAAAGCATAAGTTTTAGCCGCGACGGCTCCGTCCGGTCCTGCATAATACGGCGATTCAAAAAGAGTCGGATGCACATCCGTCGCATCAATAAATCCTTCGATCTCGATGATCCGCGTACTTTTTAGTTTTATTTTCTCGAGATCGTCCGGTTGAACGATGACGTATTGTTCGGGCTCATACTGATAGCCTTTGACAATTTCATCGGTGGATAAAACTTTATTACATTTTTTACATTTTTTGTCGTAACCGACCGGACCGTTGTCTTCTCGATGCAGTTGGTTGAAACTGATTTTTTGTTCCGAATCAACAGCATTGTATATCCGGATTGGAATCGTAACTAATGAAAATCGGATATGACCTTTCCATATCGCTCTCATAAAACACCTCGGGTTGTGTCTCGTGATTCGCTGTATTTAATCAATCGGAATGTAATGATCGACTTGTGGAAAGTCCAGTGAAAATCGCTTTCACGGCGATGCAACGCCGGATTAGTGACGTAAGGAGTGTTCAAAAGTTAT of the bacterium genome contains:
- a CDS encoding tetratricopeptide repeat protein, with product MANIIKFPTQSSKFGFKRVKKGKRDSESHGQINLFAAPKPKIFTLIPQTSLFEEALVRDERGDPEAETLYRKAIETGDCVADAYCNLGIIEFQKGDLSKAFDCFTQSLKYEPRHFESHYNLGNLYFDMNDLRLAKMHYEQSLIIDPDFANTYFNLGLVQAMLEDYHNAISILKRYRMLATDDEGAKADDLLSTLTRSVNSTH
- a CDS encoding Ku protein, which produces MRAIWKGHIRFSLVTIPIRIYNAVDSEQKISFNQLHREDNGPVGYDKKCKKCNKVLSTDEIVKGYQYEPEQYVIVQPDDLEKIKLKSTRIIEIEGFIDATDVHPTLFESPYYAGPDGAVAAKTYALLAETLKQSGKVGIGKVVLRDREDVVMIAPHGAGLILHKLRHPKEVRKIDNVPQIESMKINKDELKLALNLVESMTTEMKALDLTDRYHDALRDMIEAKIAGKEVVTLAEEEKPIVDIMSALKQSIEQAKSHKKPMEKAKGEKQEAAATKPKAKKKSA